The Microbacterium maritypicum genome contains a region encoding:
- a CDS encoding vitamin K epoxide reductase family protein translates to MSEQRTRPVIYAVWLIIASVVGWFAAFQLTIEKFVLAANPDAVLSCNVSVMIQCGKNLDSWQGEVFGFPNPLLGIAGWMAPLFIGVALLAGSRFPRWFWMTFGAGVTFAFGLVCWLIWQSIYAPNLGVLCPWCMLTWSVTIPTFFATMLHLTRNGTFTSNEKLKDRANRLMVWVPLATILAYAVVILLAQLRGLDLLGEVIGMVF, encoded by the coding sequence ATGAGCGAGCAGCGCACCCGCCCCGTCATCTATGCCGTCTGGCTGATCATCGCGAGTGTGGTGGGCTGGTTCGCCGCCTTCCAGCTCACGATCGAGAAGTTCGTGCTGGCGGCGAATCCGGACGCCGTGCTGAGCTGCAACGTCAGCGTCATGATCCAGTGCGGCAAGAATCTCGACTCGTGGCAGGGCGAGGTGTTCGGCTTCCCCAACCCCCTGCTCGGCATCGCCGGTTGGATGGCTCCCCTGTTCATCGGCGTCGCACTGCTCGCAGGCTCGCGCTTCCCGCGATGGTTCTGGATGACGTTCGGTGCGGGCGTCACGTTCGCCTTCGGCCTCGTGTGCTGGCTGATCTGGCAGAGCATCTACGCGCCCAACCTCGGCGTGCTCTGCCCCTGGTGCATGCTGACCTGGTCGGTCACCATCCCCACCTTCTTCGCGACGATGCTGCATCTGACCCGCAACGGCACGTTCACGAGCAACGAGAAGCTGAAGGACCGGGCGAACCGGCTGATGGTCTGGGTCCCCCTTGCGACGATCCTCGCCTACGCCGTGGTCATCCTGCTCGCGCAGCTGCGCGGCCTCGACCTCCTCGGAGAGGTCATCGGCATGGTCTTCTGA
- the ndk gene encoding nucleoside-diphosphate kinase: MATEETLVLVKPDGVARGLTGAILARIEAKGYALVDIRLVEPDRDLLAEHYAEHEGKPFYEPLLEFMLSGPSVAIRLAGNRVIEGFRSLAGTTDPTTAAPGTIRGDFGRDWGLKVQQNLVHGSDSPESAARELGIWFD; encoded by the coding sequence ATGGCCACCGAAGAAACCCTCGTCCTCGTCAAGCCCGATGGTGTCGCTCGCGGCCTCACCGGCGCGATCCTCGCCCGCATCGAGGCGAAGGGCTACGCCCTCGTCGACATCCGCCTGGTCGAGCCCGACCGCGACCTGCTCGCCGAGCACTACGCAGAGCACGAGGGCAAGCCGTTCTATGAGCCGCTGCTCGAGTTCATGCTCTCCGGCCCCTCGGTCGCCATCCGTCTCGCGGGCAACCGCGTGATCGAGGGCTTCCGCTCGCTCGCGGGCACCACCGACCCGACGACCGCGGCCCCCGGCACGATCCGTGGCGACTTCGGTCGCGACTGGGGACTCAAGGTGCAGCAGAACCTCGTGCACGGCTCGGACAGCCCCGAGTCGGCAGCTCGCGAGCTCGGCATCTGGTTCGACTGA
- a CDS encoding DUF4233 domain-containing protein, with product MSAEATPARRPRPPRTLVQKLAPVVLGFEAIVVFLVGLTIFGLRQLPEGIEQWWAIVAGAVLALACIVIAGMITKPWALTAGWVIQAVVALSAFFVPSILLVVLIFGGMWAYATIGGARLDARRPAEPTTETQTESE from the coding sequence ATGAGTGCCGAGGCGACACCTGCTCGCCGGCCACGTCCGCCGCGCACCCTCGTGCAGAAGCTCGCACCGGTCGTGCTGGGCTTCGAGGCCATCGTGGTCTTCCTCGTCGGCCTCACGATCTTCGGGCTGCGCCAGCTTCCCGAGGGGATCGAGCAGTGGTGGGCGATCGTCGCCGGCGCCGTGCTCGCGCTCGCCTGCATCGTGATCGCCGGGATGATCACGAAGCCCTGGGCGCTCACCGCAGGATGGGTCATCCAGGCCGTCGTCGCCCTGTCGGCGTTCTTCGTCCCGTCGATCCTGCTCGTCGTCCTGATTTTCGGCGGCATGTGGGCGTATGCGACCATCGGAGGGGCCCGATTGGACGCACGACGCCCCGCCGAGCCCACGACCGAGACTCAGACAGAGAGTGAATGA
- a CDS encoding bifunctional folylpolyglutamate synthase/dihydrofolate synthase, with protein sequence MSAADRADAVYEALLSRAGERWVQPRKERTARILAFLDDPQRTYRVVHITGTNGKTSTARMIESLLRAHDLRTGLFTSPHLERFTERIMIDGEPIADEAVADAWDEIEPFVDIVDAELEAAGDAPLTFFELLTVLAFVAVADAPIDVLVLEVGMGGEWDSTNTADGDVAVFAPIDIDHADRLGSTIAEIAEVKAGIIKEGAAVVSAQQPAEAAEVLRRVAAERNATIAFEGEEFGLTEQKLAVGGQLLTIRGLAGEYAEEYLPLYGAHQGHNAALAVAAVESLIGGATQRIAADIVTAGLQESTSPGRLQLLGIAPTVIVDAAHNPHGAKALAQALDDSFDFDEWGLVLGVLADKDAAGIVAELAPTAAHVFATAPDSDRASDADAIADLVEQNGQRATVHHSLADAADAAREWAASSDRRAVIIAGSVVLAGEAIALAQDEDWKAGWRA encoded by the coding sequence ATGAGCGCCGCCGACCGGGCCGATGCCGTCTACGAAGCCCTTCTGAGCCGCGCGGGAGAGCGCTGGGTCCAGCCCCGCAAGGAGCGCACCGCCCGCATCCTCGCCTTCCTCGACGACCCGCAGCGCACCTACCGCGTCGTGCACATCACGGGCACGAACGGCAAGACGTCGACCGCGCGGATGATCGAGAGCCTGTTGCGGGCGCACGATCTGCGCACCGGACTGTTCACGAGTCCCCACCTCGAGCGCTTCACCGAGCGCATCATGATCGACGGCGAGCCGATCGCCGACGAGGCGGTGGCGGACGCGTGGGACGAGATCGAGCCGTTCGTCGACATCGTCGACGCCGAGCTCGAGGCAGCCGGCGACGCTCCGCTGACGTTCTTCGAGCTGCTGACCGTGCTGGCGTTCGTCGCAGTGGCCGACGCGCCGATCGACGTGCTGGTGCTCGAGGTCGGCATGGGCGGCGAGTGGGATTCCACGAACACGGCCGATGGTGACGTGGCGGTGTTCGCCCCGATCGACATCGACCACGCCGACCGTCTCGGCAGCACGATCGCCGAGATCGCCGAGGTCAAGGCCGGCATCATCAAGGAGGGCGCGGCGGTGGTGTCGGCCCAGCAGCCCGCAGAGGCGGCCGAGGTGCTGCGTCGGGTGGCGGCAGAGCGCAACGCGACCATCGCCTTCGAGGGCGAGGAGTTCGGTCTCACGGAGCAGAAGCTCGCGGTCGGTGGGCAGCTGCTCACGATCCGCGGCCTGGCGGGGGAGTACGCCGAGGAGTACCTCCCGCTCTACGGTGCGCACCAGGGGCACAACGCCGCTCTCGCCGTCGCCGCCGTCGAGTCGCTCATCGGCGGGGCCACCCAGCGCATCGCCGCGGACATCGTCACGGCAGGCCTGCAGGAGAGCACCTCGCCCGGAAGGCTGCAGCTACTCGGCATCGCCCCGACCGTGATCGTCGACGCCGCGCACAACCCGCACGGCGCCAAGGCGCTCGCTCAGGCGCTGGACGACAGCTTCGACTTCGACGAGTGGGGTCTGGTGCTCGGTGTGCTCGCCGACAAGGACGCCGCCGGTATCGTCGCTGAGCTGGCTCCCACCGCGGCTCACGTGTTCGCCACCGCTCCGGATTCCGACCGCGCGAGCGATGCAGATGCGATCGCCGACCTCGTCGAGCAGAACGGACAGCGCGCGACCGTGCACCACTCGCTCGCCGATGCCGCCGACGCCGCGCGTGAGTGGGCCGCATCCTCCGACCGGCGTGCGGTGATCATCGCGGGGTCGGTCGTGCTCGCCGGTGAGGCGATCGCGCTGGCGCAGGACGAGGATTGGAAGGCGGGGTGGCGCGCATGA
- the ileS gene encoding isoleucine--tRNA ligase has translation MTYPRSSFGPAADSVAPSPRFPQIEEEVLAFWKTDDTFRASIAQREGSPEWVFYDGPPFANGLPHYGHLLTGYAKDVFPRFQTMTGHKVDRVFGWDTHGLPAELEAMKQLGITEKAEIEEMGIDVFNAKAKSSVLTYTHEWQDYVTRQARWVDFERGYKTLDLGYMESVLWAFKTLYDKGLAYEGYRVLPYCWRDETPLSAHELRMDDDVYQMRQDPSVTVTFPLTGAKAEALGLTGVRALAWTTTPWTLPTNLALAVGPEIEYVVLPAGPNGAADVHQAAGTTDAAIESSAHRYLLARQLVGGYAKDLGYESTEEALAAVDATVRGAELQDVTYDRLFDYYADTETYGTENAWRILVDDYVTVSDGTGIVHQAPAYGEDDQRVAGAAGIPTILSLDDGGRFLPNVTDVAGELWMEANTPLVRLIRDNGRLIRLQSYEHSYPHCWRCRNPLIYKAVSSWFIRVTDIKDDLLANNEQITWVPENVKHGQFGKWLEGARDWSISRNRYWGSPIPIWKSDDPEYPRVDAYGSLEELERDFGTLPRNPEGEIDLHRPYIDDLTRPNPDDPTGKSTMRRIEDVFDVWFDSGSMPYAQVHYPFENQEWFDSHSPADFIVEYIGQTRGWFYVMHVLSTALFDRPAFTGVSCHGIVLGSDGYKMSKSLRNYPDVSEVLDRDGSDAMRWFLMSSSVLRGGNLAVTEEGIRSGVREFLLPLWNSWYFFATYANASGADGYEASWRTDSTDVLDRYILARLGDLVREVRADLEGLDSTTASARLRDFAEVLTNWYIRRSRDRFWTGVTEDPKSREAFDTLYTVLETLTRVAAPLVPLVSERVWQGLTGGRSVHLTDWPDAAQFPAADEIRDAMDAVRELSSVGNALRKKEKLRVRLPLARFTVVSPLAASLGQFEDILREELNVKSVELVPLADDTATEYGIAHRLSVNARAAGPRLGKEVQKAIQAARSGDWSEVSGVVTAGGIVLEPSEYELVLETTGRPEGEALAIVPTGGFVLLDTTTTPELEAEGLARDVIRAVQETRKNADFDVSDRIQLVLRFQDDVDTTAVVSAFDLAGIAAETLAEEYFVIDAQGDSIFGHGTVLAAAAAVTPEFSAVIPAGTYANAGDFTIAVTRMGAAA, from the coding sequence ATGACCTACCCCCGTTCCTCCTTCGGCCCCGCCGCCGATTCCGTCGCGCCCAGCCCCCGCTTCCCGCAGATCGAGGAGGAGGTGCTCGCGTTCTGGAAGACGGACGACACCTTCCGCGCCTCGATCGCGCAGCGTGAGGGCTCACCCGAATGGGTGTTCTACGACGGGCCTCCGTTCGCGAACGGCCTGCCGCACTACGGTCACCTGCTCACCGGGTACGCGAAGGACGTGTTCCCGCGCTTCCAGACCATGACCGGCCACAAGGTCGATCGTGTCTTCGGGTGGGACACGCACGGGCTGCCGGCCGAGCTCGAGGCCATGAAGCAGCTCGGGATCACCGAGAAGGCCGAGATCGAGGAGATGGGCATCGACGTCTTCAACGCGAAGGCGAAGAGCTCGGTCCTGACCTACACGCACGAGTGGCAGGACTACGTCACCCGTCAGGCGCGCTGGGTCGACTTCGAGCGCGGGTACAAGACGCTCGACCTCGGCTACATGGAGAGCGTGCTGTGGGCGTTCAAGACCCTCTACGACAAGGGCCTCGCCTACGAGGGATACCGCGTGCTGCCGTACTGCTGGCGCGATGAGACTCCGCTCAGCGCCCACGAGCTGCGCATGGACGACGACGTCTACCAGATGCGTCAGGACCCGTCCGTCACGGTCACCTTCCCGCTGACGGGAGCCAAGGCGGAAGCGCTCGGTCTCACCGGCGTCCGCGCCCTCGCCTGGACGACCACGCCCTGGACCCTGCCGACCAACCTCGCGCTCGCCGTGGGCCCGGAGATCGAGTACGTCGTGCTCCCCGCCGGTCCGAACGGTGCGGCCGACGTGCACCAGGCCGCAGGGACCACGGATGCCGCTATCGAGTCCTCCGCGCACCGCTACCTGCTCGCCCGTCAGCTCGTCGGCGGATACGCCAAGGACCTCGGCTACGAGAGCACCGAAGAGGCTCTCGCGGCCGTCGACGCCACGGTCCGCGGCGCCGAGCTGCAGGATGTGACGTACGACCGGCTGTTCGACTACTACGCCGACACCGAGACCTACGGGACCGAGAACGCCTGGCGCATCCTGGTCGACGACTACGTCACCGTCAGCGACGGCACCGGCATCGTCCACCAGGCCCCGGCCTACGGTGAGGACGACCAGCGTGTCGCCGGCGCCGCTGGGATCCCCACGATCCTGTCCCTCGACGACGGTGGACGCTTCCTCCCGAACGTCACCGATGTGGCGGGCGAGCTGTGGATGGAGGCGAACACGCCGCTCGTGCGCCTGATCCGCGACAACGGTCGTCTGATCCGCCTGCAGAGCTACGAGCACTCGTACCCGCACTGCTGGCGCTGCCGGAACCCCCTGATCTACAAGGCCGTCTCGAGCTGGTTCATCCGCGTGACGGACATCAAGGACGACCTGCTCGCGAACAACGAGCAGATCACGTGGGTGCCGGAGAACGTCAAGCACGGGCAGTTCGGCAAGTGGCTCGAAGGCGCGCGCGACTGGTCGATCAGCCGCAACCGCTACTGGGGTTCGCCGATCCCGATCTGGAAGAGCGACGACCCGGAGTACCCGCGTGTCGACGCCTACGGCTCGCTGGAGGAGCTCGAGCGCGACTTCGGCACGTTGCCGCGCAACCCCGAGGGCGAGATCGACCTGCACCGGCCGTACATCGACGACCTCACGCGCCCGAACCCCGACGACCCCACCGGCAAGAGCACGATGCGCCGCATCGAAGACGTCTTCGACGTGTGGTTCGACTCGGGCTCGATGCCCTATGCGCAGGTGCACTACCCGTTCGAGAACCAGGAGTGGTTCGACTCGCACTCGCCGGCCGACTTCATCGTCGAGTACATCGGGCAGACCCGCGGATGGTTCTACGTCATGCACGTGCTGTCGACCGCGCTGTTCGATCGCCCCGCGTTCACGGGTGTCAGCTGCCACGGCATCGTGCTCGGCAGCGACGGCTACAAGATGTCGAAGTCGCTGCGCAACTACCCCGACGTGTCCGAGGTGCTCGACCGCGACGGCTCCGACGCGATGCGCTGGTTCCTGATGTCGAGCTCGGTGCTGCGCGGAGGCAACCTCGCCGTCACCGAGGAGGGCATCCGCTCGGGCGTCCGCGAATTCCTGCTGCCGCTGTGGAACTCGTGGTACTTCTTCGCGACCTACGCCAATGCATCCGGCGCCGACGGATACGAGGCCTCCTGGCGCACCGACTCCACCGATGTGCTCGACCGCTACATCCTGGCGCGTCTGGGCGACCTCGTCCGCGAGGTGCGCGCCGACCTCGAGGGCCTCGACTCCACCACCGCGTCCGCGCGTCTGCGTGACTTCGCCGAGGTGCTCACCAACTGGTACATCCGGCGCTCGCGCGACCGCTTCTGGACCGGCGTGACGGAAGACCCGAAGAGCCGCGAGGCCTTCGACACGCTCTACACCGTGCTCGAGACGCTCACCCGTGTCGCGGCGCCTCTCGTACCGCTCGTCAGCGAGCGCGTGTGGCAGGGCCTCACCGGCGGACGCAGCGTGCACCTGACCGACTGGCCCGACGCGGCGCAGTTCCCGGCGGCGGACGAGATCCGCGACGCGATGGACGCGGTACGCGAGCTGTCGAGCGTCGGCAATGCTCTGCGCAAGAAGGAGAAGCTGCGCGTGCGCCTCCCGCTCGCCCGCTTCACCGTGGTCTCGCCGCTGGCGGCGTCGCTCGGCCAGTTCGAGGACATCCTCCGCGAGGAGCTGAACGTGAAGTCGGTGGAGCTCGTTCCGCTCGCCGATGACACGGCGACGGAGTACGGCATCGCCCACCGCCTCAGCGTCAACGCCCGCGCGGCGGGGCCGCGTCTGGGCAAGGAGGTGCAGAAGGCCATCCAGGCTGCGCGTTCGGGAGACTGGAGCGAGGTCTCTGGCGTCGTGACCGCGGGCGGCATCGTGCTCGAACCCTCGGAGTACGAGCTCGTGCTCGAGACCACGGGCCGCCCGGAGGGAGAGGCTCTCGCCATCGTCCCCACCGGCGGCTTCGTGCTGCTCGACACGACGACGACCCCGGAGCTGGAAGCCGAGGGGCTCGCCCGCGATGTGATCCGCGCCGTGCAGGAGACCCGCAAGAACGCCGACTTCGACGTCAGCGATCGCATCCAGCTGGTGCTCCGGTTCCAGGACGACGTGGACACCACAGCTGTCGTCTCCGCCTTCGACCTCGCCGGGATCGCGGCGGAGACCCTGGCCGAGGAGTACTTCGTGATCGACGCGCAGGGCGACTCGATCTTCGGACACGGGACGGTGCTCGCCGCCGCCGCGGCAGTGACGCCCGAGTTCTCCGCCGTCATCCCCGCCGGTACCTATGCGAACGCCGGTGACTTCACGATCGCCGTCACCAGGATGGGAGCAGCAGCATGA
- a CDS encoding pentapeptide repeat-containing protein codes for MARTPESPAPPRITAPDLPPVLEPAFPARSADLIAARLDLNGTVDLAYSTLEQCILSADADAIDLTGATVVDVDMSGVRIASLRMRDAGVRRVRISGGRIGTLDLSEALISELDLRDVRIDYLNLGAAKITDLEISGCSIRTIDMPQAELSRVRFTATSSDEVDPRGMRAKDVDLRGLDAVAYLDAHSLRGATLTSFQVQQLAPALAAGIGIQIKD; via the coding sequence ATGGCCCGCACCCCCGAGTCCCCCGCCCCTCCCCGCATCACCGCTCCCGACCTGCCGCCCGTGCTCGAGCCTGCATTTCCCGCGCGCAGCGCCGACCTCATCGCCGCCAGGCTCGACCTGAACGGCACCGTCGATCTCGCCTACTCGACGCTGGAGCAGTGCATCCTGAGCGCCGACGCGGACGCCATCGACCTCACCGGCGCGACGGTCGTCGACGTCGACATGTCCGGTGTGCGCATCGCCTCGCTCCGCATGCGCGATGCCGGTGTGCGGCGGGTGCGGATCAGCGGCGGGCGTATCGGCACTCTCGACCTCAGCGAGGCGCTCATCTCGGAGCTCGACCTGCGGGATGTGCGCATCGACTATCTGAATCTGGGGGCGGCCAAGATCACCGATCTCGAGATCTCGGGGTGCAGCATCCGCACCATCGACATGCCGCAGGCCGAGCTCTCCCGTGTGCGCTTCACAGCCACATCGAGCGACGAGGTCGACCCACGGGGCATGCGTGCGAAAGACGTGGATCTGCGTGGGCTCGACGCCGTCGCCTATCTCGACGCCCACAGCCTCCGCGGGGCCACCCTCACCTCGTTCCAGGTGCAGCAGCTCGCCCCGGCGCTGGCGGCGGGCATCGGCATCCAGATCAAGGACTGA
- a CDS encoding ATP-binding cassette domain-containing protein — translation MNAALQVRGLRIAFDGKRVVDDVSFTVERGECVAIVGESGAGKSLTARALLGLTPAEAAVSLEGLLIDERDAAGLSERAWRDLRGAGIALVSQDALVSLDPLRRVGAEVAEPLLLHRLVRGRAALAGRVQELLARVWMPDPERRSRQHPHELSGGLRQRALIASALAAGPAVLIADEPTTALDATVQARILGLLREITDAGTALVFISHDFAAVRRIADRVLVMKDGIVVESGTVSEVLENPRHEYTKQLIAATMHDPRAAAPTESSPVLIARGLSRSFATVPAVIDATFTVKDGQTLGIVGESGSGKTTLARMIVGVDTPDSGTLRWTAERRVQLVHQNPLGAFDPRWTIGRSLREGLEAGGVPRARRVARVGELLAEVGLSPEIADRRPSALSGGQRQRAAIARALAADPEVLVLDEPVSALDPSVRERVLRLLGRLQQERQLTMILVSHDLDVVGAVADEVLVMQEGRIVEQGATVDVFASPQHPFTRELLDASGPAGF, via the coding sequence ATGAACGCTGCACTGCAGGTGCGGGGGCTGCGGATCGCCTTCGACGGGAAGCGCGTGGTGGACGACGTCTCCTTCACGGTCGAACGCGGGGAGTGCGTCGCGATCGTCGGGGAGTCCGGCGCGGGGAAGTCGCTCACGGCCCGCGCACTGCTGGGGTTGACGCCGGCAGAGGCCGCCGTCTCCCTGGAGGGCCTCCTCATCGACGAAAGGGATGCCGCCGGGCTCTCCGAACGTGCGTGGCGCGACCTTCGCGGAGCCGGGATCGCGCTCGTCTCCCAGGACGCTCTGGTCTCGCTCGACCCCCTTCGCCGGGTCGGGGCGGAGGTCGCCGAGCCGCTGCTGCTGCATCGGCTAGTCCGCGGACGTGCGGCGCTGGCGGGGCGGGTGCAGGAGCTTCTGGCGCGGGTATGGATGCCCGACCCCGAACGTCGCTCCCGACAGCACCCGCACGAGCTCTCCGGAGGCCTCCGACAGCGGGCGCTCATCGCCTCCGCACTCGCCGCGGGCCCCGCCGTGCTGATCGCGGACGAGCCGACGACCGCACTCGATGCCACCGTGCAGGCCCGGATCCTCGGACTGCTGCGCGAGATCACCGATGCAGGTACCGCGCTCGTCTTCATCAGTCATGACTTCGCCGCGGTTCGCCGGATCGCCGACCGAGTCCTCGTGATGAAGGATGGCATCGTGGTCGAATCCGGCACGGTCTCCGAGGTGCTCGAGAACCCCCGGCACGAGTACACGAAGCAGCTCATCGCCGCGACGATGCACGATCCCAGAGCTGCGGCCCCCACGGAGTCCTCGCCGGTGCTGATCGCCCGCGGCCTCTCGCGCAGCTTCGCCACGGTGCCCGCCGTCATCGACGCGACGTTCACGGTGAAGGACGGACAGACGCTCGGCATCGTGGGGGAGTCAGGGTCGGGCAAGACGACACTCGCGCGCATGATCGTCGGGGTCGACACGCCGGACAGCGGCACCCTGCGGTGGACGGCGGAGCGACGGGTGCAACTCGTGCACCAGAACCCGCTCGGCGCCTTCGATCCACGGTGGACGATCGGCCGATCGCTGCGGGAGGGACTGGAGGCGGGCGGCGTGCCTCGCGCGCGACGTGTCGCCCGCGTCGGGGAGCTCCTCGCCGAGGTCGGTCTTTCGCCGGAGATCGCCGACAGGCGTCCGAGCGCCCTCTCCGGGGGTCAGCGACAGCGGGCTGCGATCGCCCGCGCGCTCGCCGCCGACCCGGAGGTGCTGGTGCTGGACGAACCCGTCTCGGCGCTCGACCCCTCGGTGCGGGAGCGGGTGCTGCGGTTGCTCGGCCGGTTGCAGCAGGAGCGGCAGCTGACGATGATCCTCGTCTCCCACGATCTCGACGTGGTCGGCGCGGTCGCCGACGAGGTGCTCGTGATGCAGGAGGGACGGATCGTCGAGCAGGGGGCGACCGTCGACGTGTTCGCCTCGCCCCAGCATCCGTTCACGCGGGAGCTGCTCGACGCGAGTGGCCCCGCCGGCTTCTGA
- a CDS encoding ABC transporter permease: MRRAQRVLLWVAIVVLAVIVFAALWPGVLATHDPLQTAVRSALLPPSAEHLFGTDQSGRDVYSRVIYGAGRSLGIGLLATGVALVVGLVIGVLAGVAPKGIDTTVMRVNDVLMAFPEFLVALVVVAVLGPGPVNIAIAVTLAAVPVYIRLARVQTQTLRVAEHVEAARILGVPRVRAFTRHVVPGVLGALSVLATIGIGSSILAAAGLSFLGLGPSEPTPEWGLMLAGGRNVLGQAWWISLFPGIAITLTVVSATVVGRILRARADGRAA, translated from the coding sequence ATGAGGCGCGCGCAGCGGGTGCTGCTGTGGGTCGCGATCGTGGTGCTCGCGGTGATCGTGTTCGCGGCGCTCTGGCCCGGCGTGCTCGCCACTCACGATCCGCTGCAGACCGCCGTTCGCTCCGCCCTGCTTCCGCCGAGTGCCGAGCACCTGTTCGGCACCGACCAGAGCGGGCGCGACGTGTACTCGCGAGTCATCTACGGCGCAGGGCGTTCGCTGGGCATCGGACTCCTCGCCACGGGGGTGGCGCTCGTCGTCGGGCTCGTCATCGGCGTGCTCGCCGGAGTCGCGCCGAAGGGCATCGATACCACCGTGATGCGGGTGAACGACGTGCTGATGGCCTTCCCCGAGTTCCTCGTCGCGCTGGTCGTGGTCGCGGTCCTGGGTCCGGGGCCGGTGAACATCGCGATCGCGGTGACCCTGGCCGCTGTGCCCGTCTACATCCGGCTGGCGCGCGTGCAGACGCAGACGCTGCGCGTCGCCGAGCACGTCGAGGCGGCCCGCATCCTCGGCGTCCCGCGGGTGCGCGCGTTCACCCGGCACGTGGTGCCCGGCGTCCTCGGCGCACTGAGCGTGCTCGCGACCATCGGCATCGGTTCGAGCATCCTGGCCGCGGCCGGGCTCAGCTTCCTGGGTCTCGGCCCCTCGGAGCCGACACCGGAGTGGGGGCTCATGCTCGCCGGTGGTCGCAACGTGCTGGGACAGGCGTGGTGGATCTCGCTCTTCCCCGGCATCGCGATCACGCTCACCGTGGTGTCGGCGACGGTCGTCGGACGGATCCTGCGGGCGCGCGCAGACGGGAGGGCGGCATGA
- a CDS encoding ABC transporter permease, which yields MVKAALARIAGLVASVVIVLWGAATVAFLAFRVIPGDPVSVMLGPQAQVSEAVKDGIRADLGLDRPPFEQYLGFIGQLARGDLGESYQLRMPVTEVIGRQLGATVQLSVLALVIALVLALAVAVLVRGRAARTIAAAVELVVLSSPVFWIGLVLLSVFAFGLGWFPVSGARNPATLILPALTLALPVAALLSQVLRDGLMQAERMPFAETVRARGASPSWFTLRHGLRHGAASAVTLAAYLTGSVLGGAVLVETVFARPGLGRVTLAAISDRDLPVITGIILLSALVFVAVNLVVELVHPLIDPRVRASRAGDIR from the coding sequence GTGGTGAAGGCTGCTCTCGCCCGTATCGCCGGTCTGGTCGCATCCGTCGTCATCGTCCTGTGGGGCGCGGCGACCGTCGCCTTCCTCGCGTTCCGGGTGATCCCCGGTGACCCCGTCTCGGTGATGCTGGGGCCCCAGGCGCAGGTGAGTGAGGCCGTCAAGGACGGGATCCGCGCCGACCTGGGACTGGACCGTCCACCGTTCGAGCAGTACCTCGGCTTCATCGGCCAGCTCGCTCGGGGAGATCTGGGGGAGTCGTACCAGCTGCGGATGCCGGTGACGGAGGTGATCGGACGTCAGCTCGGAGCGACGGTGCAGCTCTCGGTGCTCGCGCTCGTGATCGCCCTCGTGCTCGCGCTCGCGGTGGCGGTCCTCGTGCGGGGCAGGGCAGCGCGCACGATCGCGGCCGCTGTGGAGCTCGTGGTGCTCTCCTCCCCGGTGTTCTGGATCGGGCTCGTCCTGCTCAGCGTCTTCGCGTTCGGACTGGGCTGGTTCCCGGTGTCGGGAGCCCGCAACCCCGCCACGCTCATCCTGCCGGCGCTCACTCTCGCGCTCCCCGTCGCCGCGCTGCTCAGCCAGGTGCTGCGTGACGGGCTGATGCAGGCGGAGCGCATGCCGTTCGCCGAGACGGTGCGTGCCCGGGGTGCGAGCCCCTCGTGGTTCACCCTGCGGCACGGACTGCGGCACGGCGCCGCATCGGCCGTGACGCTCGCGGCCTACCTGACCGGATCGGTGCTCGGTGGTGCGGTGCTGGTGGAGACCGTGTTCGCGCGTCCGGGCCTGGGCCGCGTGACCCTCGCCGCGATCAGCGACCGCGACCTGCCGGTGATCACCGGGATCATCCTGCTGAGCGCCCTGGTCTTCGTCGCGGTGAACCTCGTGGTCGAACTCGTGCATCCCCTGATCGATCCGCGTGTCAGGGCCTCGCGAGCCGGAGACATCCGATGA